One window from the genome of Penaeus monodon isolate SGIC_2016 chromosome 4, NSTDA_Pmon_1, whole genome shotgun sequence encodes:
- the LOC119572303 gene encoding lysine-specific demethylase 3A-like — translation MEREKTERERREREERERERREKERREQEEKERQQYQVDQHFNKTFRLAQHKHGGETVRHMPAENLNQAYYVHGLTNHHHPSNHPSHNHPLLMTPHSKAYQAQAHAQVRTTASRDNSTLAAHSKVGGWNTLTGLVKTERIDAMEDRRLLEQQQQQQQQQQQQQQLQQRQEEAIRRAHEPEKMVQESIYKAFRDTDRNRDSLAKIRGPPPAHSSKPSEKPAVSSGLPKLADPSFNLATYPPNYLPKEAKPPHTERVPYLHYADPRDKTSVIIQPEIKYEKAPPHSISPKQRPPERSSPYPPGSAYKPHEPSPSLHRSSTSHHQNTLPHSVELTKARQPQSSPHSTPSPAHPDRYYSSGVKPPPPTTYPPNFITAGLVPNPLHVASVSAKSKVSSPPPQIYGKPGITTGTPVCRPDSRPPQPLPLTSKASGVGGPPPAHSGRGVLPESRPPMPPHEQRPPMERSPYDARIYPPTVPSPHHKHVVAPGPPPPARITPVSSPHVATPHIPPHPSPQPTQTQPLDLGTREDAASPSKRRTQTPTPQDPKKPRFESTANQPLLSRVSEPSPLYPAAATTITTVENTVALAANLSRVASPASRPPSQPPAATTPTLQRAENSSSPGANKMTEPEKSNSPGPAGGYVHKLKKAWLQRHESGVEIIPPTTTNSSGSLSVRVATPPPPPASSTPTSSKPTSTITTAVKSEPKVVVRKPKVVNSIPNSIPNGHSQDIKDGDSSSTDSEGSTTQKPKRGKGKRKLKRMKKSSDSNSESEKDSDASEETNIKKSGRIPSKPDSEPKKRGRKPKSKPDKDKEEGPKPKKSKEEPPQNDPLQKPPVSQLKKTGESFLQDGSCYEVAPKLPKCRECRWTAHQRNKKMPNIFCRFYAFRRLRYTKNGQLAVAGFSDPIKDVSVDDLKLWVPDSDNPPEDLDEETSLFLLTHVGDQFCDLVEQEKEAMALHMGDETVVAWKRVVQGVREMCDVCETTLFNIHWACSKCGFVVCIDCYKGRKNGTVKVWDEGGKDRDEYSWLLCASRLPHEQDKLMLTQIISGNALLELGGKVHEVRHKWNIPQYCECPEAKKYKEQASQDDKKKLNGVNKDLLKNIKKDPSKSELVNGTVKQEKTEKMNGKDEEMSNSPLNFFADVALSSDKRDSESSDSDSDSDSDDKEGNFSTLRELLIRPNARPNGGTKDENTPPTKSSKETSKKKPKLDTVDEVISCVIDNTSDKEDTKDNDPMVLKHFVRKYNYTPRGREPLPIRIMTKTESSTLYPGVAHSWLCDGKLLRLQDPLAPSNTLIFQDQWKRGQPVIISGVGQKLSSELWKPAAFSKDFGDIKNDLINCLTGNIVPNQPMKKFWEGFENYGKRLKDEKGQPMVLKLKDWPPGDDFAEMLPSRFEDLMTVLPMGEYTRRNGRLNLAGRLPECFVRPDLGPKMYIAYGSAMHPSRASTNLHLDISDAVNVMCYVGVPKDADYEDHIKAALKAIDEAGCDVLTRRRVREKEEVPGALWHIYHARDADKIRDLLNKVAIERGDKLEPHHDPIHDQSWYLDGPLRERLYKEYGVEGYAIIQCLGDAVFIPAGAPHQVRNLHNCVKVAEDFVSPENISYCFHLTQEFRHLSDTHTNHEDKLQIKNIIYHDMKDSIACLLSASKKLEATNSEVKEDPEKKIKKESDS, via the exons CACGGTGGAGAGACTGTCCGCCACATGCCAGCCGAGAACCTCAACCAGGCCTATTACGTCCACGGCTTGACCAACCACCACCATCCCTCCAACCACCCATCTCACAACCACCCCCTTCTCATGACACCACACAGTAAAGCCTACCAGGCCCAAGCGCACGCCCAGGTACGGACGACCGCATCACGTGATAACTCCACACTGGCTGCTCATAGT AAGGTTGGTGGATGGAATACTCTGACTGGTTTGGTCAAAACGGAGCGAATAGATGCAATGGAGGATCGACGTCTTTtagagcaacagcagcaacagcagcagcagcagcaacaacagcagcagctacAGCAGCGTCAGGAAGAAGCCATACGCCGAGCACATGAGCCAGAGAAGATGGTGCAGGAAAGTATATACAAAGCTTTCCGTGATACAGATAGGAATCGGGACTCCTTGGCAAAGATTAGGGGTCCTCCACCAGCACACTCCAGTAAACCTTCAGAGAAGCCTGCGGTTTCCTCAGGGTTGCCCAAACTTGCTGATCCAAGCTTCAACTTGGCCACCTATCCACCAAATTACCTACCCAAAGAGGCCAAACCTCCCCACACTGAGAGGGTCCCCTACCTGCACTACGCTGACCCACGGGACAAGACATCAGTCATCATCCAGCCAGAGATCAAGTATGAAAAAGCCCCTCCACATTCTATAAGTCCCAAGCAGCGGCCCCCAGAAAGGTCTAGTCCATACCCACCTGGTTCAGCGTACAAACCACATGAACCATCTCCCTCCTTACACAGAAGTAGCACCTCGCATCATCAGAATACTTTGCCCCACAGTGTGGAGTTGACCAAAGCTAGACAACCACAGTCTTCTCCGCACTCCACACCTTCACCAGCACATCCTGACCGATACTATTCCTCAGGggtaaaacccccccctcccaccacttaCCCTCCTAATTTTATAACCGCTGGGCTGGTTCCCAATCCATTACATGTAGCGTCAGTTTCTGCTAAGTCGAAGGTGAGCTCTCCGCCACCTCAAATCTACGGCAAGCCTGGCATAACCACAGGTACTCCAGTGTGCCGTCCTGACTCCAGACCTCCACAACCTCTGCCCCTGACCAGCAAAGCCAGTGGTGTGGGAGGACCACCTCCAGCTCATTCGGGTAGAGGGGTACTTCCTGAATCAAGGCCTCCAATGCCGCCACACGAACAGCGGCCACCCATGGAAAGAAGCCCATATGATGCTCGCATCTATCCGCCCACAGTACCGTCTCCACACCATAAACATGTGGTAGCTCCAGGTCCACCACCACCTGCAAGGATAACTCCAGTTTCTTCTCCCCATGTGGCAACACCTCACATTCCCCCACACCCGTCCCCACAACCAACACAGACACAGCCTCTGGATCTGGGCACCCGTGAGGATGCTGCATCTCCCAGCAAGAGACGAACTCAAACTCCAACACCTCAAGATCCAAAGAAACCCAGATTTGAAAGTACAGCTAACCAGCCACTGTTGTCTCGTGTGTCAGAACCAAGCCCTCTGTATCCAGCTGCTGCTACTACAATTACCACTGTAGAGAACACAGTAGCTCTTGCAGCCAACCTGTCTCGTGTTGCAAGTCCAGCTTCACGCCCGCCGAGCCAACCTCCAGCTGCTACAACCCCAACTCTTCAGCGTGCTGAAAACAGCTCTTCGCCAGGGGCAAACAAGATGACAGAACCAGAGAAATCCAATAGTCCAGGTCCAGCTGGGGGTTATGTGCACAAGCTTAAAAAAGCATGGCTTCAGCGACATGAGAGTGGTGTTGAAATCATCCCACCAACAACCACCAATAGTTCAGGCTCACTCTCGGTTAGAGTAGctacaccacctcctcctccggccAGCAGTACCCCCACTTCCTCCAAGCCTACATCAACAATTACTACAGCTGTCAAGTCTGAGCCAAAAGTAGTTGTGCGTAAGCCAAAAGTTGTGAATAGTATACCGAACAGTATACCTAATGGGCATAGCCAAGATATCAAAGATGGGGACTCAAGCTCAACAGACTCTGAAGGGAGTACTACTCAAAAGCCAAAGCGAGgcaaaggcaaaagaaaattgaaaagaatgaaaaaaagtagtgatagtaatagtgaaagtgagaaagacaGTGATGCGAGTGAAGAGACAAACATCAAGAAATCGGGGAGAATACCTTCCAAACCTGACTCTGAAcccaagaaaagagggagaaaacccAAGTCGAAGCCAGACAAAGACAAGGAAGAAGGCCCAAAGCCAAAAAAGTCCAAAGAGGAACCCCCACAAAATGACCCTCTGCAGAAACCCCCAGTATCTCAGCtcaagaaaacaggagagagctTCTTGCAAGATGGGTCATGTTATGAGGTGGCTCCAAAACTACCTAAGTGTCGAGAGTGCCGTTGGACAGCCCATCAGAGGAACAAGAAGATGCCCAACATCTTCTGCCGTTTCTATGCCTTCCGACGACTTCGTTACACCAAGAATGGGCAACTGGCAGTAGCTGGGTTTTCAGACCCGATAAAAGACGTTTCGGTGGATGACCTAAAACTGTGGGTGCCAGACAGTGATAATCCTCCTGAGGATTTGGATGAAGAAACAAGTCTGTTTTTATTGACCCATGTAGGGGATCAGTTCTGTGACCTGGTGGAGCAGGAGAAGGAAGCAATGGCACTCCATATGGGTGATG AGACTGTAGTGGCTTGGAAGCGAGTGGTGCAGGGAGTTCGGgagatgtgtgatgtgtgtgaaacTACTTTGTTCAACATCCATTGGGCGTGTAGCAAGTGTGGTTTTGTAGTCTGTATAGATTGCTACAAAGGACGCAAGAACGGAACAGTGAAGGTGTGGGATGAGGGTGGTAAAGACCGTGATGAATACTCGTGGTTACTGTGTGCATCTAGACTCCCGCACGAGCAGGACAAACTCATGCTTACTCAGATAATCTCGGGGAATGCTCTCCTTGAGCTGGGGGGGAAAGTGCACGAAGTGAGACACAAATGGAACATCCCTCAGTACTGTGAATGCCCTGAGGCTAAAAAGTACAAAGAACAAGCATCCCAAGACGATAAGAAGAAGCTCAATGGAGTGAATAAAGATCTGCtcaaaaacataaagaaagaccCTAGTAAAAGTGAATTGGTGAATGGAACGGTGAAGCAGGAGAAGACCGAGAAAATGAATGGCAAAGATGAAGAGATGTCCAACTCTCCACTGAACTTCTTTGCTGATGTTGCACTCTCCAGTGACAAGAGAGACAGTGAG AGTTCTGACTCAGATTCAGACTCAGACTCCGATGACAAAGAGGGCAATTTCTCAACCCTGCGAGAGCTGCTGATCAGGCCCAATGCACGGCCCAACGGAGGCACGAAGGATGAAAATACGCCTCCTACAAAGTCCAGCAAAGAGACCAGTAAGAAGAAGCCCAAGCTGGACACCGTGGATGAAGTCATCTCCTGTGTGATTGACAACACGTCGGACAAGGAGGACACGAAGGATAATGACCCGATGGTGCTCAAACATTTTGTCCGAAA GTACAACTACACTCCTCGAGGGCGTGAGCCACTTCCAATCAGGATAATGACCAAGACTGAGAGCAGCACCTTGTATCCTGGCGTGGCGCACTCCTGGCTCTGTGATGGCAAGCTGCTGCGGTTACAAGATCCCCTTGCACCCTCCAATACACTCATCTTCCAGGATCAGTGGAAGCGGGGACAGCCTGTCATCATATCTGGTGTTGGGCAGAAGCTCTCCTCTGAGCTGTGGAAACCAGCTGCATTCTCAAAGGACTTTGGAGACATCAAGAATGATCTAATCAACTGTCTCACTGGTAACATTGTTCCCAACCAACCCATGAAGAAATTCTGGGAAGGATTTGAGAACTATGGCAAGAGACTGAAGGATGAGAAGGGCCAACCCATGGTGCTGAAGCTGAAGGATTGGCCCCCAGGGGATGACTTTGCAGAAATGCTACCCTCAAGATTTGAAGATCTGATGACTGTCCTACCCATGGGAGAATACACGAGAAGAAATGGCCGCTTAAATCTTGCTGGCCGTCTCCCAGAGTGCTTCGTCCGGCCTGACCTGGGTCCAAAAATGTATATTGCTTATGGTTCGGCCATGCACCCAAGCAGAGCTTCCACAAATCTTCATTTGGATATCTCTGATGCTGTTAATGTCATGTGTTATGTTGGTGTTCCTAAAGATGCTGATTATGAAGATCATATAAAAG CAGCTCTAAAGGCCATCGATGAGGCTGGCTGTGATGTCCTTACCCGTCGAAGAGTgcgggagaaggaagaagtacCAGGAGCGTTGTGGCACATCTACCATGCCAGAGACGCTGACAAGATTCGCGACTTGCTCAATAAAGTGGCCATAGAACGCGGGGATAAGCTGGAGCCTCACCACGACCCCATTCATGACCAGTCTTGGTACCTGGACGGTCCTCTGCGAGAGAGACTATACAAGGAATATGGTGTGGAGGGTTACGCCATCATCCAGTGTCTGGGAGATGCTGTCTTTATCCCAGCAGGGGCTCCTCATCAG gTTCGTAATCTGCACAATTGTGTAAAGGTTGCTGAGGATTTCGTCTCTCCGGAAAACATCTCGTACTGCTTCCACTTAACACAAGAATTCCGGCACCTGAGCGACACTCACACCAACCATGAGGACAAACTCcagattaaaaatattatctaccACGACATGAAAGACTCCATAGCCTGCCTGCTATCGGCAAGCAAGAAATTAGAGGCTACAAATTCTGAAGTGAAGGAAGacccagagaaaaaaataaagaaggaaagcgaTTCATGA